One region of Primulina tabacum isolate GXHZ01 chromosome 1, ASM2559414v2, whole genome shotgun sequence genomic DNA includes:
- the LOC142504413 gene encoding uncharacterized protein LOC142504413 translates to MRSELALKNSNFIKYKFPSSDISFYYNGELVGSAFFPDLRVRARSTEEWEVVVELSAVGLVGREQLGSDLRSGVLMLNGRSRLSGKVELLKLLKKRKSTDLDCILAIDLNQRMTVY, encoded by the exons ATGCGCTCCGAGCTCGCGCTTAAGAACTCGAATTTCATCAAGTACAAGTTCCCGAGCTCGGACATCTCGTTCTACTACAACGGCGAGCTCGTGGGTTCGGCGTTCTTCCCCGATTTGCGGGTCAGGGCGCGGTCTACGGAGGAGTGGGAGGTGGTGGTGGAGTTGTCGGCGGTCGGATTGGTCGGCCGCGAGCAGCTGGGGAGTGATCTGAGATCGGGGGTTCTGATGCTGAATGGACGGTCGAGATTGAGTGGGAAGGTGGAACTGCTGAAGCTGTTGAAAAAGAGGAAATCTACGGATCTGGATTGCATCCTAGCCATCGATTTGAATCAGAGAATG ACAGTTTACTGA
- the LOC142517761 gene encoding late embryogenesis abundant protein At1g64065-like translates to MTSKERELPNIPPASANGNAHRDTETTTTMASHDAREKRRKKRRKWLLYVVLFIVFQSAVIAVFTLTIMKIRRPKLSVRAATFSNFNVDNSTAKPSFSTRMNVELRVKNSNFGRFQYKATTVYFSYRGTSIGEALVSESHAKWQSKKKFFVDVDLDFAGAQSDPHLVSDLADGLVPISSHSELRGKVELLFVLKKRKSTYMDCSMEILTGSQQLGNIAC, encoded by the coding sequence ATGACTTCAAAGGAGCGAGAACTTCCAAACATCCCACCGGCATCCGCCAACGGCAACGCACACAGAGACACGGAGACGACCACCACCATGGCTTCCCACGATGCCAGAGAGAAACGCAGGAAGAAACGCCGAAAGTGGTTACTCTACGTAGTATTGTTCATCGTTTTCCAATCCGCGGTCATCGCGGTGTTCACGCTGACCATAATGAAGATCAGAAgaccgaagttaagcgtgcgtGCCGCGACGTTTAGCAACTTCAACGTCGACAATTCGACAGCGAAGCCGTCGTTCAGCACGAGGATGAACGTCGAGCTGCGGGTCAAGAACTCTAACTTTGGTCGTTTTCAGTACAAGGCCACGACCGTTTACTTCTCTTATCGGGGCACGTCGATTGGGGAGGCATTGGTTAGCGAGTCCCATGCTAAATGGCAATCGAAGAAGAAATTTTTTGTGGATGTGGATTTAGATTTCGCGGGTGCGCAATCAGATCCACACCTCGTTAGTGATCTAGCTGATGGGCTCGTGCCCATTTCGAGCCATTCTGAACTAAGAGGAAAAGTTGAGCTTTTGTTTGTGCTAAAGAAGAGAAAATCCACATATATGGATTGTTCTATGGAAATTTTGACTGGTTCACAGCAGTTGGGCAATATTGCTTGCTGA